From the Arctopsyche grandis isolate Sample6627 chromosome 11, ASM5162203v2, whole genome shotgun sequence genome, one window contains:
- the LOC143919115 gene encoding uncharacterized protein LOC143919115 gives METMECRLCLGSAPVESSVSIFGDPHPERLEQRIRTCCQIQVERGDGLPETVCLSCKTNLELLISFRKACIRSNETSQLRLGNSLKIKTEEVLLEDVLLDDAPSLSTIHRNNSEFNLVSNQRSHSVEKLFKCDACFKTFIRKDHLVLHLISHTGEKPYKCEICLKSFTLKSSLGTHAKLHTGIKPHKCEICFKTFSKKSTLMLHEKLHTGIKPHKCDFCFKSFLRKIQLVLHLRTHTGEKPYKCEICLKSYSQKSSLVSHIKTHIGIKPYECDLCSKSFIHKNEVVLHLRSHTGEKPYKCEICLKSFSRHSNLTSHIKTHTGIKPYKCDTCLKSFIQKNDLVLHLRSHTGEKPHKCDICFKSFSRQYNLHAHNKTHTGIKVHKCNICLKSFIYKYYLVRHKKTHKMES, from the exons ATGGAGACGATGGAGtgtaggctttgtcttggatcagctccggtcgagtcttccgtctccatattcggcgatcctcatccagagcgtctggagcaacgcattcggacctgctgtcaaattcag GTTGAAAGAGGCGATGGGTTACCTGAAACGGTGTGTCTTTCATGtaagaccaatctggaattgttaatcagctttcgaaaggcttgtattcgaagcaacgaaacgtctcaactgaggttaggCAATTCtttgaagatcaagactgaagaagttttgttGGAAGATGTATTATTGGACGATGCGCCTTCATTATCGACAATTCACCGAAATAATAGTGAATTTAACCTTGTTTCAAACCAAAGATCACATTCTGTAGAAAAGCTGTTCAAATGTGACGCTTGTTTTAAAACATTCATTCGAAAAGATCATCTTGTGTTGCATTTAATatctcacactggggaaaaaccttacaagtgtgaaatttgtttaaaatcatttactctaaaGTCTAGCCTCGGGACACAtgcaaaattgcatactgggattaagccacacaagtgtgaaatttgttttaaaacattttccaaGAAGTCTACCCTCATgctacatgaaaaattgcatactggtataaaaccacacaaatgtgactttTGCTTTAAATCATTTCTTCGAAAAATTcaacttgtgttacatttaagaacccacacgggggaaaagccttacaagtgtgaaatttgtttgaaatcatattctcAAAAATCTTCCCTCGTTTCACATATAAAAACCCATATTGGGATAAAACCGTACGAGTGTGACTTGTGTTcgaaatcatttattcataaaaacgAAGTTGtgttacatttgagatctcacacgggggaaaagccttacaagtgtgaaatttgtttaaaatcattttctcgtcATTCTAACCTCACGTCACATATAAAAACCcacactgggataaaaccatacaaatgcgacacttgcttaaaatcatttatccaAAAAAATGatcttgtgttacatttaagatctcacacaggggaaaagcctcataagtgtgatatttgttttaaatcattttctcgTCAATATAACCTCCATGCACATAATAAAACGCATACTGGAATAAAAGtacacaaatgtaacatatgtttaaaatcattcatctaCAAATATTACCTCGTGAGACATAAAAAAACCCATAAAATGGAATCATAA
- the LOC143919124 gene encoding uncharacterized protein LOC143919124 — MECRLCLRSAPAESSVSIFSYPHPEFLVQRIQTCCQIQVKRDDGLPDVVCLSCKTNLESLISFRKACFRSNETSQLRLGDPLNINTEEILPEDVICDANPSLPTFHQQNCEISSKTLPSESKLILHTREKPLKCDVCLKSYSQRSSLISHEKLHSGIYPYKCDFCLKPFARKYYLVLHLRSHTGEKPYECKICLKSFVHKSSLVTHKKSHTGIKPHKCDVCFKSFIRKYQLVLHLRCHTGEKPYKCEICFRSFTQKSSLDSHKKLHTGIKPHKCDICLKSYSLKSSLEKHKKSHTGIKPHKCEVCLKSFTQKSSLQLHNKLHAEIKLHECDICLKTFTQEYYLVRHKKIHKME, encoded by the exons atggagtgcaggctttgtcttagATCAGCTCCAgccgagtcttccgtctccatcttcagCTATCCTCATCCAGAGTTTTTAGTGCAACGCATTcagacctgctgtcaaattcag GTTAAGAGAGACGATGGGCTGCCAGACGtagtgtgtctttcgtgtaagaccaattTGGAATCGTTAAttagctttcgaaaggcttgttttcgaagcaacgaaacgtctcaactgaggttaggTGATCCTTTGAATATCAATACTGAAGAAATTTTGCCGGAAGATGTAATATGCGACGCCAATCCTTCACTGCCTACATTTCACCAACAGAATTGTGAAATTAGTTCAAAGACATTGCCCAGTGAATCTAAACTAATTTTACATACTAGAGAAAAGCCGTtaaaatgtgacgtttgtttaaaGTCATATTCTCAAAGATCTAGCCTCatatcacatgaaaaattgcattctgggatatatccatacaaatgtgatttttgtttaaaaccattTGCTCGAAAATATTATCTTGTGCTACATTTAaggtctcacacgggggaaaagccttacgagtgtaaaatttgtttaaaatcattcgttCATAAATCTAGCCTCGTGACACACAAGAAATCGCATACTGGGATTAAACCACACAAGTGTGacgtttgttttaaatcatttatccGTAAATATcaacttgtgttacatttgagatgtcacacgggggaaaagccttacaagtgtgaaatttgttttagATCGTTTACCCAAAAATCTAGCCTCgattcacataaaaaattgcacactggcataaaaccacacaaatgtgatatttgtttaaaatcttattCTCTAAAATCTAGCctcgagaaacataaaaaatcgcaTACTGGTATAAAACCACACAAGTGTGAAGtgtgtctaaaatcgtttactcaaaaatctagccttcaGTTACATAACAAATTGCACGCCGAGATAAAACTCCacgaatgtgacatttgtttaaaaacattcaCCCAAGAATATTATCTCGTGCGGCATAAAAAAATCCATAAAATGGAATAA
- the LOC143919100 gene encoding uncharacterized protein LOC143919100 gives MEMMECRLCLGSDPAESSFSIFGDTHPEHLEQRIRTCCQIQVERGDGLPETVCLSCKTNLESLIIFRKACLRSNETSQLRLGNSLKIKTEEVLLKDAASLSTIHRNNREICSKPFPSESNVVLNQRSHSVEKLFKCDVCLKSISCKSELLLHIKSHTGEKPYKCEICLKSFTQKSSLGTHEKLHTGIKPHKCDVCLKSFTRKSDLLSHLRSHTGEQPFKCKICLKSFICKSSLVTHEKLHTGIKPHNCEICFKAFSKKSTLMLHEKLHTGIKPHKCDFCFKSFLRKIQLVLHLRTHTGEKPYKCEICSKSYSQKSSLGSHIKTHTGIKPHKCDLCLKSFIHKNEVVLHLRSHTGEKPYKCEICLKLFSRQYSLLSHIKTHAGVKAFKCDTCLKSFTLKSTLQTHIKTHTGIKPYKCDTCLKSFIHKNDLVLHLRSHTGEKPYKCEICLKSFIRKFSLQAHKKLHTGTKPH, from the exons ATGGAGATGATGGAGtgtaggctttgtcttggatcagATCCGGCCGAGTCTTCCTTCTCCATCTTCGGCGATACTCATCCAGAGcatctggagcaacgcattcggacctgctgtcaaattcag GTTGAAAGAGGCGACGGGTTACCTGAAACGGTGTGTCTTTCATGTAAGACCAATCTGGAATCGTTAATCatctttcgaaaggcttgtcttcgaagcaacgaaacgtctcaactgaggttaggCAATTCtttgaagatcaagactgaagaagtgtTGTTGAAAGATGCGGCTTCATTATCGACAATTCACCGAAACAATAGAgaaatttgttcaaagccaTTTCCCAGCGAATCTAATGTTGTTTTAAACCAAAGATCACATTCTGTAGAAAAGCTGttcaaatgtgacgtttgtttaaaatcgatttctTGCAAATCTGAACTTTTGTTACATATAAaatctcacactggggaaaaaccttacaagtgtgaaatttgtttaaaatcatttactcaaaaatctagcctcggaacacatgaaaaattgcatactgggattaagccacacaagtgtgacgtttgtttaaaatcgtttactcgcAAATCTGATCTTTTgtcacatttaagatctcacactggGGAACAGCCTTTCaagtgtaaaatttgtttaaaatcatttatttgtaAATCTAGCCTCGtgacacatgaaaaattgcatactgggattaAGCCACACAACTGTGAAATTTGTTTCAAAGCATTTTCTAAGAAATCTACCCTCATgctacatgaaaaattgcatactgggataaaaccacacaaatgtgactttTGCTTTAAATCATTTCTTCGAAAAATTcaacttgtgttacatttaagaacccacactggggaaaagccttacaagtgtgaaatttgttcgaAATCATATTCTCAAAAATCTTCCCTCGGGTCACATATAAAAAcccatactgggataaaaccgcaCAAGTGTGACTtgtgtttgaaatcatttattcataaaaatgaagttgttttacatttaagatctcacacgggggaaaagccttacaagtgtgaaatttgtttaaaattattttctcgTCAATATAGCCTACTGTCACATATAAAAACCCATGCTGGGGTAAAAGCATTCAAATGTGAcacttgcttaaaatcattcacgCTAAAATCTACCCTCCAGACACATATAAAAAcccatactgggataaaaccatacaaatgtgacacttgcttaaaatcatttattcataaaaatgatcttgtgttacatttaagatctcacacaggggaaaagccttacaagtgtgaaatttgtttaaaatcatttattcgaaaatttaGCCTACaggcacataaaaaattgcacactGGGACAAAACCGCActaa
- the LOC143919092 gene encoding uncharacterized protein LOC143919092, producing METMECRLCLGSAPAESSFSIFGDPHPEHLEQRIRTCCQIQVERGDGLPETVCLSCKTNLELLISFRKACLRSNETSQLRLGGNLKIKTEEVLLEDVLLDDEASLSTIHRKNREICSKPFPSESNLVLNQMSYSVEKLFKCDVCLKSFTRKHYLVLHLRSHTGEKPYKCEVCLKSFSHKSSLVSHEKLHTGIKPHKCDVCLKSFTRKSDLLSHLRCHTGEKPYKCEICLKSFAQICRLRLHKDTHTGIKRHKCDVCLKSFARKSELLSHIRSHTGEKPYKCEICLKTFSKKSTLMLHEKLHTGIKPHKCDFCFKSFLRKIQLVLHLRSHTGEKPFKCEICMKSFSQKSILGSHIKTHTGIKPHKCDLCLKSFISKNEVVLHLRSHTGEKPYKCKICLKSFSRQFSLLSHEILHTGIKAHKCEICLKSFSHKYKLVLHLKSHTGEKPYKCVICLKSFTLKSTLGSHIKTHTGIKPHKCDTCLKSFIHKNDLVLHLRSHTGEKPYKCEICLKSFSRQFSLQAHKKLHTGIKPH from the exons ATGGAGACGATGGAGtgtaggctttgtcttggatcagctccggccgagtcttccttctccatcttcggcgatcctcatccagagcatctagagcaacgcattcggacttgctgtcaaattcag GTTGAAAGAGGCGATGGGTTACCTGAAACGGTGTGTCTTTCATGtaagaccaatctggaattgttaatcagctttcgaaaggcttgtctTCGAAGCAACGAAACATCTCAACTGAGGTTAGGTGGCAATTTGAAGATCAAGACAGAAGAAGTTTTGTTGGAAGATGTATTATTGGACGATGAGGCTTCATTAtcgacaattcaccgaaagaatagagaaatttgttcaaagccaTTTCCCAGTGAATCTAACCTTGTTTTAAACCAAATGTCATATTCTGTAGAAAAGCTGttcaaatgtgacgtttgtttaaaatcattcactcgAAAACATTatcttgtgttacatttaagatctcacaccggagaaaagccttacaagtgtgaagtttgtttaaaatcatttagtcatAAATCTAGCctcgtgtcacatgaaaaattgcatactgggataaaaccacacaaatgtgacgtttgtttaaaatcgtttactcgcAAATCGGATCttttgtcacatttgagatgtcacactggggaaaagccttacaagtgtgaaatttgtttaaaatcatttgctcaaATATGTAGACTTAGGTTACATAAAGATAcacatactgggataaaacgacataaatgtgacgtttgtttaaaatcgtttgctCGCAAATCTGAACTTTTGTCACATATAAgatctcacactggggaaaaaccttacaagtgtgaaatttgtttaaaaacattttctaaGAAATCTACCCTcatgttacatgaaaaattgcatactgggataaaaccacacaaatgtgactttTGCTTTAAATCATTTCTTCGAAAAATTcaacttgtgttacatttaagatctcacacgggagaaaagcctttcaagtgtgaaatttgtatgaaatcattttctcaaaaatctatccTCGGGTCACATATAAAAactcatactgggataaaaccgcaCAAGTGTGACTtgtgtttgaaatcatttattagtaaaaatgaagttgtgttacatttaagatctcacacgggggaaaagccttacaagtgtaaaatttgtttaaaatcattttcacgtCAATTTAGCCTCCTGTCACATGAAATATTGCATACTGGAATAAaagcacacaaatgtgaaatttgtttaaaatcattttctcataaatataaacttgtgttacatttaaaatctcacacgggggaaaagccttacaagtgtgtaatttgtttaaaatcatttactctaaaATCTACCCTCGGGTCACATATAAAAAcccatactgggataaaaccacacaaatgtgacacttgcttaaaatcatttattcataaaaatgatcttgtgttacatttaagatctcacacaggggaaaagccttacaagtgtgaaatttgtttaaaatcattttctcgtcAATTTAGCCTCCaggcacataaaaaattgcacactGGGATTAAACCGCActaa